The following are encoded together in the Acidobacteriota bacterium genome:
- a CDS encoding DUF433 domain-containing protein: MQHGIEPRYPLAEAAKIVGMPTPTLRTWFCGWPTGKPPVLAADGGADAPLILSFFNVVEARFLDAYRRRGVSMQRVRLALDFVSEHLSGFERPLLKPDFETDGKALFIELQEASEAPMLLDVTGGGQLVWPDAVQEHFKSLVFDDHGDPSRLWLDDRHDVMLDPRFGWGLPVVAGSGVRTDVLFERLEAGEGLDAIAEDFSLERSEVETAVAWERAARRAA; this comes from the coding sequence ATGCAGCACGGTATTGAACCCCGCTACCCGCTCGCTGAGGCGGCGAAGATCGTCGGGATGCCCACCCCTACGCTGCGGACTTGGTTCTGCGGCTGGCCCACCGGCAAGCCTCCCGTGCTGGCTGCCGACGGCGGCGCCGACGCCCCACTGATCCTCAGCTTCTTCAACGTCGTCGAAGCACGCTTCCTCGATGCGTATCGCCGAAGAGGCGTTTCCATGCAACGAGTCCGCCTCGCGCTGGACTTCGTCAGCGAGCATCTGTCCGGATTCGAGCGGCCGCTCCTGAAGCCCGACTTCGAGACTGACGGGAAGGCCCTGTTCATCGAACTGCAGGAGGCCAGCGAGGCGCCCATGCTCTTGGACGTCACCGGCGGCGGTCAGCTCGTTTGGCCGGACGCGGTCCAGGAGCACTTCAAGTCGCTCGTCTTCGATGACCACGGTGATCCTTCGAGGCTCTGGCTCGATGATCGACACGACGTCATGCTGGATCCGCGCTTCGGCTGGGGTCTTCCGGTTGTCGCGGGCTCGGGGGTCCGAACCGATGTCCTCTTCGAACGCCTGGAGGCCGGCGAGGGGCTCGACGCCATTGCCGAGGACTTCTCACTGGAGAGGTCCGAGGTCGAGACTGCCGTGGCTTGGGAACGAGCGGCCAGACGGGCCGCGTAG
- a CDS encoding energy transducer TonB, which produces MPLSEPIAGHRVLRAELDQAPNPDLERDLESWTEICSHDDLTGEIASCYLQSPMYSEASSTASGFFTALLHVECDGEVWVGATRGQTNSKGVPVVGSAEDMRPTRAVVGGVVQDAADPARNTLFVSDSATWAGTTLAFEARHPDNSTAVWRLPFGESEQHVVESFLNGPACPRVEPEPTLPEPTPSSEPVIVDPVRISGTDPPFPKSARRAGVRGSLSLRLTISETGDVVNVEVTREVYFGRSGRERDLEKKRRQAAQEQTTKAAVATIRQWKYRPATADGQPVSVYFDVTLTYGL; this is translated from the coding sequence TTGCCCCTCAGCGAGCCGATCGCGGGTCACCGCGTCCTGCGAGCGGAACTTGACCAGGCCCCGAACCCTGATCTGGAGCGCGACCTGGAGTCGTGGACCGAGATCTGTAGTCACGACGATCTGACGGGTGAGATCGCGAGTTGCTACCTGCAGTCCCCCATGTACTCGGAGGCATCCTCGACCGCTTCGGGGTTCTTCACTGCCTTGCTGCACGTCGAGTGCGACGGTGAGGTGTGGGTCGGTGCGACGCGGGGGCAGACCAACTCTAAGGGTGTGCCGGTCGTCGGTTCGGCTGAGGACATGCGGCCCACACGGGCGGTCGTCGGAGGTGTCGTACAGGATGCTGCCGACCCGGCCCGCAACACCCTGTTCGTCAGTGACTCGGCGACGTGGGCCGGCACCACACTCGCCTTCGAGGCCCGGCACCCTGACAACTCAACGGCGGTCTGGCGGCTTCCGTTCGGCGAATCGGAACAGCACGTCGTCGAGTCATTCCTGAACGGCCCCGCTTGCCCTCGAGTGGAACCTGAGCCGACCTTGCCCGAACCGACGCCATCGTCCGAGCCGGTCATCGTTGATCCGGTACGGATCAGCGGCACCGATCCGCCGTTCCCGAAGTCAGCCCGAAGAGCGGGTGTTCGAGGCTCTCTGTCACTTCGGCTCACGATCTCCGAAACCGGCGATGTCGTGAACGTCGAGGTCACGCGAGAGGTCTACTTCGGCCGGTCCGGCCGAGAACGAGACCTCGAGAAGAAGCGCCGACAAGCTGCCCAGGAGCAAACCACCAAAGCGGCAGTGGCGACCATTCGGCAGTGGAAGTACCGGCCCGCTACGGCGGATGGCCAACCGGTCAGCGTTTACTTCGACGTGACGCTGACATACGGCCTATAG
- a CDS encoding sulfotransferase family protein produces the protein MNLRTRWRRLRYGRPIVVVSGLPRSGTSMAMKMLEAGGMEIVTDGERKADEDNPRGYYEDERVKGLANEPDKSWLQASRGRAVKVISFLLKDLPPNLNYQVILMRRDLGEVLASQRKMLDRRGETDDTSDERMMELWQDQLWRVNYLLRHAPQFEWVEIEYGEALRDPEAAAKRIAGLVDGLDQQAMAGVVDPTLYRNRVAP, from the coding sequence ATGAACCTGCGAACCCGCTGGCGACGCCTCCGCTACGGCCGGCCGATCGTCGTCGTCTCGGGCTTGCCTCGCTCCGGAACCTCCATGGCAATGAAGATGCTTGAGGCCGGCGGGATGGAGATCGTGACCGACGGCGAGCGGAAAGCCGACGAGGACAATCCGCGCGGCTACTACGAGGATGAGCGAGTCAAGGGTCTGGCGAACGAGCCGGACAAGTCCTGGCTCCAGGCTTCCAGGGGACGCGCCGTCAAGGTCATCTCCTTTCTGCTCAAGGACCTGCCGCCCAACCTGAACTACCAAGTTATCCTGATGCGACGTGACCTCGGAGAAGTGCTGGCCTCGCAGCGCAAGATGCTCGATCGTCGCGGCGAGACGGACGACACGTCGGACGAGCGGATGATGGAGCTGTGGCAGGACCAGCTCTGGCGGGTGAACTACCTCCTCCGCCACGCGCCGCAGTTCGAGTGGGTTGAGATCGAGTACGGCGAGGCCCTGCGGGACCCCGAGGCAGCGGCAAAGCGAATCGCTGGCCTCGTCGATGGGCTCGACCAGCAGGCCATGGCCGGAGTAGTCGACCCAACGCTGTATCGGAACCGGGTTGCGCCGTAG
- a CDS encoding DUF429 domain-containing protein translates to MLAPPERRSAAAREAPRSIPRLHLRSGGCKLVSRLPNDSTELPRQMAEPTTEQGQEGNRRDLKANPRAETGFSRIIGVDFATKDAKKGLVLATRGDGHLRLDRTWKRRRPFLDILTKWVAEAREATLIAVDAPLGWPVPLGDALESHEAGQAIATSADGMFRRRTDDFVQHATGKRPLEVGANLIARTAHAALDLLGKLGEALGTPVPLAWTPTGVEGPAAIEVYPAATLRAYGIRDAGYKKVDQLGERREIVKALRRHSMRIPDSGASELHRNADTLDAAVCVLAAEDFIAGRAARPEDQDLAHREGWIWVRRTTASIPPP, encoded by the coding sequence GTGCTGGCGCCGCCCGAGCGCAGGAGTGCGGCGGCTCGCGAAGCGCCGCGGAGCATACCAAGGCTCCATCTGCGATCTGGCGGCTGCAAGCTAGTCTCTCGCTTGCCCAACGATTCGACCGAACTTCCCCGGCAGATGGCAGAGCCCACGACAGAACAAGGACAGGAAGGGAACCGGAGAGACCTCAAGGCGAACCCTCGTGCCGAAACTGGTTTCTCTCGGATCATCGGAGTCGACTTCGCGACAAAGGACGCCAAGAAGGGCTTGGTCCTGGCGACTAGGGGGGACGGCCACCTTCGACTGGATCGCACATGGAAGCGCCGCAGGCCGTTCCTCGACATTCTCACGAAGTGGGTGGCCGAAGCCAGGGAAGCCACGCTGATTGCCGTCGATGCACCGCTGGGATGGCCGGTGCCTCTAGGGGATGCCCTGGAGTCGCACGAAGCCGGCCAGGCCATCGCAACGTCAGCCGACGGCATGTTCCGGCGAAGAACCGACGACTTCGTTCAACACGCGACCGGGAAGAGGCCGCTCGAAGTCGGCGCAAACCTCATTGCACGGACAGCCCACGCTGCTCTGGACCTCCTCGGCAAGCTGGGCGAGGCTCTCGGCACACCAGTTCCGCTCGCCTGGACACCTACTGGTGTAGAAGGACCGGCGGCGATAGAGGTGTATCCCGCAGCGACGCTCAGGGCCTACGGAATCCGGGACGCCGGCTACAAGAAGGTCGATCAACTGGGTGAGCGCCGCGAGATCGTCAAGGCCCTCAGGCGCCACTCGATGAGGATCCCGGATTCCGGTGCCAGCGAACTTCACCGCAACGCGGACACGCTGGACGCCGCGGTCTGCGTCCTCGCCGCGGAAGACTTCATCGCAGGACGAGCCGCGCGTCCGGAAGATCAAGACCTGGCGCATCGTGAAGGCTGGATCTGGGTCCGACGGACCACGGCTAGCATCCCGCCGCCATGA